A stretch of Salvelinus alpinus chromosome 4, SLU_Salpinus.1, whole genome shotgun sequence DNA encodes these proteins:
- the LOC139573043 gene encoding polysialoglycoprotein-like — protein sequence MIMGGVRELLLFVVTVGVVKVSCYPVGKSQKQEQVSLQRRLGELSSNDVSIVHALALLRSIGSDAKQDRSIWRLMK from the exons ATGATCATGGGAGGTGTGAGAGAATTGCTGCTCTTTGTGGTGACTGTGGGGGTTGTGAAAG TTTCTTGTTACCCTGTTGGAAAGTCCCAGAAGCAAGAGCAAGTCTCTCTGCAGAGGAGACTTGGAG AGCTGTCATCAAATGACGTCTCCATTGTGCATGCCCTGGCCTTGCTCCGATCCATAGGGTCTGATGCTAAACAAGACAGAAG TATTTGGAGACTAATGAAGTAG
- the LOC139573040 gene encoding uncharacterized protein, whose translation MVMQDLESVSQYTVEDADSFPLGEKKLQSQLNPRVVFDNSFFAAQIMYHRVKDRLNVFLSFPPVSFTTAKDVLDFTPVETLRCSKSPDTALVKDRSRPPSVRSEKPFLKVSLTKRFKALVSSSGSSTDHHVIDTCSEDVSLPTRSMSVVSDTSLKRASPLHDSGLSESCEPLVALQDGTVAVSQEGFSKTAKKTLSLILNVIKCRLANSESSSVGQNASEECLIATIMLDSLLESLDLLPDMSAADEITRTECHTSNAMDKTGSQSALVSQQEMNISDTSIIVKTIMDTLKTDDPEMTSAEENLDRLLSIEALQDASGNLIAKVHGLIQEITISRQLQSMTGHRSLSQPALPKPALRKLSKDDASELVYSFAHTSVSRLLGQCLGRPMPPTADRVLDQIIKLMTDMVMDSLTDLSKSAMEDDTSNAASDITHGVVADINATEEFPARSLSPADVKADGMARLPSARGEETKKNRKWRFLPKIGKIPKIRMKLFKTKGEPKSHPEQDALPTKRLRETRISQNAECEVPELPSTSPPKEDLTTTLAPAPQESQSRKHSLIVRAVASPNLPVKHHRTMRSGHRCMPLPI comes from the exons ATGGTCATGCAAGACCTTGAAAGTGTATCCCAGTACACAGTGGAGGACGCAGACTCCTTCCCACTAGGAGAGAAAAAGCTGCAGTCCCAACTCAATCCCAGAGTTGTCTTCGACAACTCATTTTTTGCTGCTCAAATCATGTACCACAGAGTAAAGGATAGACTGAACGTCTTTTTGTCTTTTCCACCCGTGTCATTCACCACAGCCAAAGATGTGCTGGACTTCACCCCTGTGGAGACACTCAGATGTTCGAAGTCCCCTGACACTGCTCTTGTTAAGGACAGGAGCCGCCCTCCGTCTGTGAGAAGTGAGAAGCCATTTTTAAAAGTCAGTTTGACTAAGAGGTTTAAAGCCCTTGTGTCTTCGAGTGGCTCCTCCACAGACCACCATGTAATTGACACATGCAGTGAGGATGTCAGTCTGCCCACCAGGAGTATGTCAGTTGTGAGCGACACCAGTTTGAAGAGAGCCTCTCCTCTCCATGATAGTGGATTGAGTGAAAGTTGTGAACCTCTTGTGGCTCTACAAGACGGAACAGTGGCAGTCAGCCAAGAAGGCTTTAGCAAAACTGCAAAGAAGACGCTCAGCTTGATCCTAAATGTGATCAAGTGCAGATTGGCCAACTCTGAGAGTTCATCTGTTGGGCAGAATGCAAGTGAGGAGTGTCTGATAGCCACTATCATGTTAGACTCTCTACTGGAGAGCCTTGACCTGTTGCCTGACATGAGCGCTGCCGATGAGATCACAAGGACAGAATGCCATACCTCTAACGCAATGGACAAGACAGGTTCACAGTCAGCGCTTGTGAGCCAACAAGAAATGAACATATCTGACACCAGTATCATAGTGAAAACTATAATGGACACATTGAAGACAGACGACCcagagatgacttcagcagaagaAAATCTGGATAGGCTTCTGTCAATTGAAGCCCTTCAAGATGCGTCTGGCAACCTGATCGCAAAGGTCCATGGTCTCATTCAGGAGATAACCATAAGCCGCCAGCTTCAATCCATGACTGGCCACAGAAGCCTCTCTCAACCAGCGCTGCCAAAGCCAGCACTGAGGAAGCTGTCAAAGGACGATGCGTCAGAGCTCGTTTACAGCTTTGCCCACACTTCTGTTAGCAGACTCCTGGGGCAGTGTTTGGGTAGGCCTATGCCACCCACTGCTGACAGGGTTTTGGATCAGATCATCAAGTTGATGACAGACATGGTGATGGACAGCCTGACTGATCTGTCCAAGTCCGCAATGGAGGATG ACACCAGCAATGCCGCAAGTGACATCACTCATGGTGTTGTGGCTGACATTAATGCTACTGAGGAATTCCCTGCCAGGAGCCTTAGCCCGGCTGATGTAAAGGCTGACGGCATGGCCCGCCTTCCCTCTGCCAGAGGGGAAGAGACTAAGAAGAACAGGAAGTGGCGCTTCCTACCCAAAATTGGCAAGATTCCAAAGATCAGGATGAAG CTGTTCAAGACAAAAGGGGAACCGAAGAGCCACCCTGAACAGGATGCGCTGCCTACCAAACGTCTCAGAGAGACTCGTATTTCACAGA ATGCTGAGTGTGAGGTTCCAGAGCTTCCATCCACTTCCCCACCCAAGGAGGACCTGACAACCACACTGGCCCCTGCTCCCCAGGAGTCCCAGTCCCGTAAACACTCTCTCATAGTCAGGGCTGTTGCATCCCCAAACCTACCAGTGAAGCACCACAG GACAATGAGAAGCGGACACCGTTGCATGCCGCTGCCTATCTAG